A stretch of DNA from Roseovarius sp. W115:
TTACCGGACTGTCGCCTGATCAGATCAAAGTGCATGGGCAGATGATCGGCGGCAGTTTCGGGCTTAGGCTTGAAGATGAAGTTGTCAAACAAGCCACTGAAATCGCGATGCAAATGAAGGGTGTGCCGGTCAAGCTCACCTATTCGCGCGAAGAAGACATGCTGCATGACTTCCCACGCCAGATCGGCATGGCCCGGATGCGTGGATCGGTGAAAGAGGGAAAAGTGGAGGCGTATGACCTTTCCATTGCCATGCCCTCGGTCACCGGATCGCAAATGGCGCGTCAGAACCAGACAGTTCCCGGGCCCGATAGCCAGATCGTGGCCGGGGCCTTTGAACAACCCTTCGCCATTCCGCATCATCGCGTCACCGGGTACCGCGCCCCAGAGCTGGCCTCGATCAGTTCCTGGCGGTCTGTGGGGGCGTCCTCCAACGGGTTTTTCTACAATGCGGGGCTGGATGAGTTGATCCATGCGGCAGGGGCTGATCCACTGGAAGAACGGCTCCGGCTTTGCAATGATCCGTTGTCTCAAAAGGTGCTCGAAGCCATTGCAGAGATGTCAAACTGGTCCGGCTCTTCGCCCAGCGCTGGCGTAGGTCGTGGTGTGGCTTTCACCAAATCCTTTGGTGTGCCCTGTGCCGAAGTAGTGGACATCAAGCAAACCGAAGACGGTCTGCGCATCACAGATGTCTGGGTGGCGGCCGAAGTCGGCACAGTTGTAGACCCGGTAAATTTTGAGAACAACGTCGCGGGCGGCGTCATCTTTGGGCTGGGCCACGCAATGTTTGGCGAAATCACCTATGAAGATGGTGTGGCCGAGCAGGAAAATTACGACCTCTACCCCTCCATGCGGATCAATCAGTGCCCCGAGATCACCGTGCGAGGTCTTGAGAACGGGGACAGAGTCCTGGGTGTCGGCGAGCCACCCGTGCCTCCCGCGGCCCCGGCCCTTGCATCCGCAATCTTTGCGCTGACCGGAGAACGCATGCGTGAAATGCCATTCTCGAAATTCGTTCAATTTGCGTGAGATTTTAAGGCGTTGTGATGCAAGCTTAGTGTCGCCTCTTGCCCTGCCATGTTGGCGGTGCTTCAAAGGGGAATGGGACATCCCCTCACCACTCTGATCCTTTTGACCCTTGGGGCATGTTCTGCGTTTGCAGCCGTGGCGCTCAACCTTCCCTTGCCATATCTTCTGGGGCCGTTGCTGGCGGCATCTTTGGTGGCCACGCTCGGACCCCAACATCTGCCATCTGATTACCAGTTCCCATCCTGGCTGCGGCTTGCTTTCATTGCCATCATCGGCCTGATGATCGGCGCACAGGTCACGCCGGAGCTGTTTTCTGATGCGCCAAGGCTCATGCTGAGCTTTGTCGCTCTCACCGCCTTTGTCGTCCTGGCGCATGGGTTCGGGTATGTCATCCTGCACCATATCGGCGGATATGACAGGCCCACGGCGTTTTACGGCGCCGCTCCGGGCGGACTTTTTGAATCCATCGCCATGGGAGAAGACGCCGGAGCAGATGCGGCCCGCCTGACGTTGCAGCAATTCCTGCGTGTTGTGGCCGTGGTCACGTTATTGCCTATCGGATTGTCGCTCTGGCTGGGTGAACCCGTGGGGAGTTCAGCGGGCATGACATTAGCCCGGCCAAGCGTGCCTTGGTCCGCCCTCCCCTGGATTGCCCTGGCAGGTGTCACAGGGATCGTTTTTGGACAAGTCCTGCGTCTTCCTGCCAAGCAACTGACCGGACCGATGGCCATCGCTGCTATCCTGTCGCTCACCGGCCTCTTGCATCTCGATGTGCCACAGTGGTTGGTGGACACAGCGCAGGTTGTCATCGGCACGGCCCTTGGCATGCGATTCACGGGGCTTACCAAAGCCTTGCTGTTTAAAGGCCTATGGCTGACGGCCTTGTCGGTCGGTGGGATGCTGGCCATCGCCGCTGGGTTTGCCGTGGCTCTGGTGGGGCCACTGGGCCAACCCTTTGATGTCTTACTCATCAGCTTTGCCCCGGGCGGAGTGACGGAAATGTCTCTGGTGGCCCTCAGCCTGTCGGCGAACCCGGCTTTTGTTACACTGCATCATATTTTTCGCATTCTGATAACGGTGGTGGGTCTGGGTCTCAG
This window harbors:
- a CDS encoding AbrB family transcriptional regulator codes for the protein MGHPLTTLILLTLGACSAFAAVALNLPLPYLLGPLLAASLVATLGPQHLPSDYQFPSWLRLAFIAIIGLMIGAQVTPELFSDAPRLMLSFVALTAFVVLAHGFGYVILHHIGGYDRPTAFYGAAPGGLFESIAMGEDAGADAARLTLQQFLRVVAVVTLLPIGLSLWLGEPVGSSAGMTLARPSVPWSALPWIALAGVTGIVFGQVLRLPAKQLTGPMAIAAILSLTGLLHLDVPQWLVDTAQVVIGTALGMRFTGLTKALLFKGLWLTALSVGGMLAIAAGFAVALVGPLGQPFDVLLISFAPGGVTEMSLVALSLSANPAFVTLHHIFRILITVVGLGLSARWLRARL